The Diospyros lotus cultivar Yz01 chromosome 15, ASM1463336v1, whole genome shotgun sequence genome has a window encoding:
- the LOC127792672 gene encoding trans-resveratrol di-O-methyltransferase-like yields MAYDNGVCGVNNGDLLGAEAYIWNQMFGFMNSFNLKTAVELGIPDIIHNHGKPMKLSDLVAALPINQSKGQCIGRLMRSLALSGFFLEKIARENELLETEYTLTPTCRLLLTDNPFTLSPFLLAMLDPSLINSWQYLTAWLQNDDPTAFNTANGTSFWDYAGHKPTLNFRFNDGMSADSRLVASVMIKECKEVFEGLSSVVDVGGGAGTMATAIVEAFPHLKCTVFDQPHVVANLQGRKNLSFVGGSIHDVFPAADAILLKWILHFLGDEDCITLLKKCKQVIPSKENGGKVIIIDMVTGISKGAEESVQTQFFYDMLMMINVAGKERNKKEWAELFCKAGFSDYKIHRILGLRSLIEAYP; encoded by the exons ATGGCTTACGACAATGGAGTCTGTGGTGTTAACAATGGCGATCTCCTCGGAGCCGAAGCCTACATTTGGAACCAAATGTTCGGTTTCATGAACTCTTTCAACTTGAAAACCGCAGTTGAACTGGGAATCCCTGACATCATCCACAACCACGGCAAGCCCATGAAACTTTCCGACCTCGTCGCTGCCCTTCCCATCAACCAATCAAAAGGCCAGTGCATCGGCCGCCTCATGCGCAGCCTGGCTCTTTCCGGCTTCTTTCTCGAGAAAATAGCCCGAGAAAATGAACTCCTAGAAACTGAGTACACTCTCACCCCCACATGCCGGCTTCTCTTAACCGACAATCCCTTCACTCTTTCGCCGTTCTTGCTGGCCATGCTCGACCCGAGTTTAATAAACTCGTGGCAATACCTGACGGCTTGGCTCCAGAATGACGATCCGACGGCGTTTAACACAGCCAATGGGACGTCGTTTTGGGATTACGCCGGCCATAAGCCGACTCTGAACTTCCGGTTTAACGACGGAATGTCGGCTGATTCGAGGTTGGTAGCGAGTGTGATGATTAAGGAGTGTAAGGAAGTGTTTGAGGGGCTAAGTTCGGTGGTGGATGTCGGCGGCGGGGCCGGAACGATGGCCACCGCCATTGTCGAGGCCTTCCCGCACTTGAAGTGCACAGTGTTTGATCAGCCACATGTAGTTGCTAATTTGCAGGGGCGTAAGAACTTGAGCTTCGTTGGAGGGAGCATACATGATGTCTTCCCAGCTGCGGATGCAATTCTACTCAAG TGGATCTTGCACTTCTTGGGCGACGAAGACTGCATCACATTGTTGAAGAAATGCAAGCAGGTAATTCCAAGcaaagaaaatggaggaaaggTGATTATCATAGACATGGTGACGGGGATCTCCAAAGGAGCAGAAGAATCAGTCCAGACACAGTTCTTCTATGACATGCTAATGATGATTAATGTTgcaggaaaagagagaaataagaaagaatggGCAGAGCTGTTCTGCAAAGCTGGTTTTAGTGACTACAAGATCCATCGGATTTTAGGATTAAGGTCCCTCATTGAGGCATACCCTTAA
- the LOC127791630 gene encoding trans-resveratrol di-O-methyltransferase-like, with translation MAMANKYNTEELVQAHVLFRNQIFAFINSGSLRCAVQFGIPDVIHSHGKPMALSELVVLVQTHKNRTHCCASIHRLMRVLVHSGFFVELEEGYVLILASRLLLKYESLSVRAYALMTFHLAMVKPWSFMSNWFQNDDNVPFYTIELKNFWEYNAKETSFSDLFNAAMANDSKFIVYLMMKECKAAFEGLSSLVDVGDGTGIVAWAIVESFPNMKCTMLDLPRLVANCQGSEKLDFVGGSMFEAIPLSTTILHKEILHDWDDETCIKILKKCKEAIASKENGGKVIVIDVVLDNQKEDDGFFLAQLFLDTTMFVVLACKERARKEWAQLFYEASFSHHKITRALGIKSLIEAYP, from the exons ATGGCTATGGCCAATAAATACAACACTGAAGAGCTAGTTCAAGCTCATGTCCTTTTCCGAAATCAAATCTTCGCCTTCATAAATTCTGGATCATTGAGATGCGCAGTTCAGTTTGGAATACCAGATGTTATTCACAGCCATGGAAAACCCATGGCTCTTAGCGAGCTAGTTGTGTTGG TTCAAACTCATAAGAATAGAACCCA TTGTTGCGCTTCCATTCATCGCCTCATGCGAGTTCTTGTGCATTCTGGCTTCTTTGTTGAGCTAGAAGAAGGCTATGTGCTCATACTCGCTTCAAGGCTCCTCCTAAAATATGAGTCATTGAGTGTGAGAGCATACGCCTTGATGACTTTTCATCTTGCTATGGTGAAACCTTGGAGCTTCATGAGCAATTGGTTTCAGAATGATGATAATGTGCCCTTTTATACAATTGAACTGAAGAATTTCTGGGAGTATAACGCTAAAGAAACAAGCTTTAGCGATTTGTTTAATGCAGCCATGGCTAATGATTCCAAGTTCATCGTATACTTGATGATGAAAGAGTGCAAGGCAGCATTTGAAGGGTTGAGCTCATTAGTGGATGTTGGCGACGGCACGGGGATCGTAGCCTGGGCCATTGTTGAATCATTCCCTAACATGAAGTGCACTATGCTTGATCTCCCACGCTTGGTTGCTAACTGCCAGGGGAGTGAAAAGCTAGACTTCGTTGGAGGGAGCATGTTTGAGGCAATTCCCCTCTCAACTACAATATTACATAAG GAAATTCTGCATGATTGGGATGATGAAACTTGTATAAAGATATTGAAGAAATGTAAAGAAGCAATTGCAAGCAAGGAAAATGGTGGCAAGGTGATCGTCATTGATGTCGTGTTGGACAACcagaaagaagatgatgggtTTTTTTTAGCACAACTCTTTCTTGACACAACGATGTTCGTTGTCTTAGCATGTAAAGAAAGAGCCAGGAAAGAATGGGCACAACTCTTCTATGAAGCTAGTTTCAGTCACCACAAAATCACTCGAGCTTTGGGAATTAAGTCTCTCATTGAGGCTTATCCTTGA